The following proteins are encoded in a genomic region of Vulpes vulpes isolate BD-2025 chromosome X, VulVul3, whole genome shotgun sequence:
- the TEX28 gene encoding testis-specific protein TEX28: MVLKAEHAKDPSAAGASSVPSRRSPSSAEDGPSGHSNVSDREMAGNVQDTIKHRILYLLEQLRVEKASRDKNTVGYLKLVSKADRHQAPHIRQAFEKVNQRASATIARIERRLRHCHQQLRELEEDHRPRGLVLKAESSLAGCKQPGDKAPFLEPPKPGGEDCLSTDLSDIVRHSPLESHLPALQRGKSPGAKRVAPQRNLLLQKMKEDLKEVRDVHLNLQVSYQSLKDRHLMDLQVSLEALQEEKCRQALMEEQVNEHLQGHLDEIYCLKQTLACMEEKMAFLSYERAKEIWEVMETFKNRIAKLETLQQVTQLEVTHRFRIRPQEFMFRLVSLLLTLATILLVFISTVCSCPLPLLNSRLRTCTTLLLIGLAALAWQKRHAFPTTDWQAWVPSRWRLYPKDSKPLSDGT; this comes from the exons ATGGTTTTAAAg GCAGAACACGCCAAGGATCCAAGTGCAGCCGGTGCCTCCAGCGTTCCCTCACGCAGGTCCCCGTCGTCTGCTGAGGATGGCCCCAGTGGCCATTCCAACGTCTCAGACAGGGAGATGGCCGGGAACGTACAGGACACCATCAAGCACCGCATCCTCTACCTCTTAGAGCAGCTGAGAGTGGAGAAGGCCAGTCGGGACAAGAACACCGTGGGCTACCTCAAGCTGGTGTCCAAAGCCGACCGGCACCAGGCCCCCCACATCCGGCAGGCCTTCGAGAAAGTGAACCAGCGCGCCTCCGCCACCATTGCCCGGATCGAGCGAAGACTCCGCCACTGTCACCAGCAGCTGCGGGAGCTGGAGGAGGACCACAGGCCCAGGGGCTTGGTGCTCAAGGCAGAGAGCAGCCTGGCAGGCTGCAAGCAGCCTGGCGACAAGGCCCCGTTTTTAGAACCCCCCAAGCCGGGTGGGGAAGACTGCCTGTCCACCGACCTCTCTGACATTGTCAGACACTCGCCCCTGGAGAGTCACCTCCCGGCCTTGCAGCGAGGGAAGTCCCCAGGGGCAAAGCGTGTGGCCCCACAGCGAAACCTGCTGTTgcagaaaatgaaggaagacCTGAAAGAAGTCAGGGATGTGCACCTCAACCTCCAGGTGTCCTATCAGAGCCTAAAGGACAGGCATCTGATGGACCTGCAGGTGTCACTAGAGGCCCTTCAGGAAGAGAAATGCAG GCAAGCGCTGATGGAAGAACAGGTGAACGAGCacctgcaggggcacctggatgagaTCTACTGCCTCAAACAGACTCTGGCGTGCATGGAGGAGAAAATGGCCTTTCTGTCCTATGAGAGAGCCAAGGAGATATGG GAGGTCATGGAGACTTTCAAGAACCGTATAGCTAAGCTTGAAACTCTGCAACAAGTGACACAACTGGAGGTGACGCACAGGTTCCGGATCCGTCCCCAGGAGTTTATGTTCCGGCTCGTGAGCCTGCTCCTCACACTGGCTACCATCCTCCTCGTCTTCATCTCCACTGTGTGCTCCTGCCCCTTGCCACTGCTCAATTCCCGCCTGCGCACGTGCACCACACTCCTGCTGATCGGCCTCGCGGCCCTGGCCTGGCAGAAACGGCATGCCTTCCCTACCACCGACTGGCAGGCCTGGGTCCCCTCCAGATGGAGACTGTACCCCAAGGATTCCAAGCCTCTATCAGATGGGACTTAG